From Salinicoccus roseus, one genomic window encodes:
- a CDS encoding DUF309 domain-containing protein, whose protein sequence is MKLFHLIDFYNELIIKQDYFECHEIMEATWKSSPAFSKNDAEVFLILLATGEYHYRRGNINGAVRSYRRALKLYEENTYDLTALGMGEELVEMMIARMENMEDMPFHPLAYPLTEDMWQALHEHGGYGPSSDIEAFKRWTRDRVVQDEEIVCKHRLRDRTDVLLERESAIKKRKHRK, encoded by the coding sequence ATGAAACTGTTTCATCTTATAGATTTCTATAACGAACTCATTATAAAGCAAGATTACTTTGAATGCCATGAAATCATGGAGGCCACGTGGAAGTCGTCCCCCGCATTCTCCAAAAATGATGCAGAAGTGTTCCTTATTCTTCTTGCTACCGGAGAATACCATTACAGGCGCGGGAATATCAATGGGGCGGTAAGGTCATACCGCCGTGCGCTGAAGCTCTATGAGGAGAACACCTATGATCTCACTGCACTCGGCATGGGGGAGGAACTCGTCGAAATGATGATCGCAAGGATGGAGAACATGGAAGATATGCCATTCCACCCCCTTGCCTATCCATTGACGGAGGACATGTGGCAAGCGCTGCACGAACATGGCGGCTATGGGCCGTCGTCGGATATTGAAGCTTTCAAGAGGTGGACGCGGGACCGGGTCGTCCAGGATGAGGAAATCGTCTGCAAACACCGCCTGCGTGACCGTACGGATGTCCTTCTGGAGAGGGAATCTGCCATCAAAAAAAGAAAACATCGGAAATGA
- a CDS encoding NUDIX hydrolase, producing the protein MENNDYSHLKEEIISNNRIFDGHVIKVDHSRVKLPDGQTADREIVYHKGAVSLIAVHEGEMYFVRQYRVAPDDFLLEIPAGKIEVGEAPHETAVKELREEIGGIAKTLEEVQEFYVSPGFSNEYVYLYEAKDMTMETQALDDDEFLDIVKVRLEDLKKMLQEGAFRDSKTLIAVQHVIASYNL; encoded by the coding sequence ATGGAGAATAATGATTACTCCCATCTTAAAGAAGAGATCATTTCCAATAACAGAATTTTTGACGGGCATGTCATCAAGGTCGACCACAGCAGGGTGAAGCTTCCTGACGGTCAGACTGCAGACCGTGAGATCGTCTATCACAAAGGAGCCGTCTCCCTCATCGCAGTCCATGAGGGGGAGATGTATTTCGTCCGCCAGTACAGGGTCGCTCCGGATGATTTTCTGCTCGAGATTCCCGCCGGCAAGATCGAAGTGGGGGAAGCCCCGCATGAAACGGCGGTGAAGGAGCTGCGTGAAGAGATAGGAGGAATCGCCAAGACACTCGAAGAGGTCCAGGAATTCTATGTTTCCCCCGGATTCTCCAATGAGTACGTCTACCTGTATGAAGCCAAGGATATGACGATGGAAACCCAGGCGCTTGATGACGATGAATTCCTCGATATCGTAAAGGTAAGGCTCGAGGACCTGAAGAAAATGCTTCAGGAAGGTGCCTTCAGGGATTCCAAGACGCTCATCGCCGTGCAGCATGTAATAGCGTCATATAATTTGTAA
- a CDS encoding alpha/beta hydrolase → MKSFIKWLIALASSFIILFTSLGYYASSQILFFKLRDVEVIKRRETRAKRLNMKAFQNLPQDDILIPSKFDYSINAVFVHPNDTNKWMVLCHGVTENKISSIKYLNMFTDMGYNCVIYDARRHGNTGGVHSTYGFYEKYDLETVVDYVFDHYGPDVEVGIHGESMGAATMLLYAGELSNRARFYISDASFSTFGDELTNIFSQYTKIGSPLILIFTNIFFRLRSRFSLFKVSPIRVVEKIDQPVLFVHSKPDKFIPYTHTEELYKKKKPPKAAWYPERGGHVESYNKNPEKYRRVVESFIANHVGW, encoded by the coding sequence ATGAAATCGTTCATAAAGTGGCTGATTGCACTGGCCAGCTCCTTCATCATCCTTTTCACTTCGCTCGGCTACTACGCCTCGAGCCAGATTCTGTTCTTCAAGCTCAGGGATGTGGAGGTCATAAAAAGGCGCGAGACGCGGGCCAAGCGGTTGAACATGAAGGCCTTCCAGAATCTCCCCCAGGACGACATCCTCATCCCGTCCAAATTCGACTACAGCATCAATGCAGTCTTCGTCCATCCGAACGACACGAACAAATGGATGGTGCTGTGCCATGGTGTGACGGAGAACAAGATCAGTTCCATCAAATACCTCAATATGTTTACGGATATGGGGTACAACTGCGTCATCTATGACGCCAGACGCCATGGGAACACGGGCGGCGTCCATTCGACATATGGCTTCTACGAAAAATATGATCTTGAAACCGTTGTGGACTACGTCTTCGACCATTATGGGCCGGATGTCGAAGTGGGCATCCACGGGGAGTCCATGGGTGCAGCAACGATGCTCCTCTATGCGGGAGAATTGTCCAACCGGGCAAGGTTCTATATTTCCGACGCATCATTCTCCACTTTCGGGGATGAACTGACGAACATATTCAGCCAGTATACGAAGATCGGTTCTCCGCTCATCCTGATCTTCACGAATATATTCTTTCGACTCAGGAGCAGGTTCTCACTATTCAAGGTCTCCCCGATCAGGGTCGTGGAAAAAATTGACCAGCCGGTGCTGTTCGTCCACTCGAAGCCGGACAAGTTCATCCCCTACACACATACTGAAGAACTGTACAAAAAGAAAAAGCCGCCAAAGGCGGCCTGGTATCCGGAACGTGGCGGGCATGTCGAGAGCTACAACAAGAATCCCGAAAAGTACCGGAGGGTGGTTGAGAGCTTCATCGCGAATCACGTGGGATGGTGA
- a CDS encoding Fur family transcriptional regulator, with product MENRIQRIKEALQGAHYKLTPQREVTVRVLLENERDHLSAEDVFLKVKDKYPEIGLATVYRTLELLSELKILDKINFGDGVSRYDLRKEGAKHFHHHLVCMECGAVEEIEEDLLEDVEKIVEKDHNFKVTDHRLTFHGICGDCQSKKE from the coding sequence GTGGAAAATCGGATTCAGAGGATCAAGGAAGCACTTCAGGGGGCCCATTACAAGCTCACTCCCCAAAGGGAGGTGACTGTACGCGTCCTGCTCGAGAATGAACGTGATCACTTAAGTGCCGAAGATGTCTTTCTCAAAGTGAAGGACAAATACCCTGAAATAGGGCTGGCTACGGTCTATCGTACACTCGAGCTGTTAAGTGAACTCAAGATTCTCGACAAAATCAACTTCGGCGATGGGGTCAGCCGTTATGACCTCAGGAAAGAGGGCGCGAAGCATTTCCACCATCACCTTGTCTGCATGGAATGCGGAGCAGTAGAGGAAATAGAAGAAGACCTTCTGGAGGATGTAGAGAAGATTGTCGAAAAGGACCATAACTTCAAAGTGACCGACCACCGGCTTACTTTCCATGGAATATGCGGCGACTGCCAGAGCAAGAAGGAATAA
- a CDS encoding aldo/keto reductase gives MRNIQLKDGINISELSLGCMNLPLDDRTETEKIIRFALESGITHFDTADLYQFGQNEEVLGEVMKQFRSDYTFTIGTKGGNEFDAEKQEKIAWNPSASHIKNAVKDSLSRLGVESIDHYQLHGGTIEDNKDETISAFEDLKKEGLIKSYGISSIRLNVIDYYLKHSNISTLMMQFNPIDNRPLEVVRNLDEDVKLLARGPVMKGLLSRNSRKVLDDKFAEGVLDYSYEELESAISRLGQINGDLTALSYAFLRHNNAAIVNGVSSLEQLEDNVESYMNMPDFTQEEYESILDAVKLIRYEEHRA, from the coding sequence ATGAGAAACATTCAGTTAAAAGATGGCATCAATATATCCGAACTTTCCCTTGGATGCATGAATCTGCCCTTGGATGACAGGACAGAGACCGAAAAGATCATCCGTTTCGCCCTGGAATCTGGAATCACCCACTTTGATACTGCAGATCTTTATCAGTTTGGGCAGAATGAAGAGGTCCTCGGCGAAGTGATGAAACAGTTCCGTTCCGACTACACATTCACAATCGGCACGAAAGGCGGCAATGAGTTCGATGCGGAAAAACAGGAGAAGATTGCATGGAACCCTTCCGCCAGCCATATCAAGAATGCGGTCAAGGATTCCCTCAGCCGCCTCGGTGTCGAGTCGATCGACCACTATCAGCTGCACGGCGGTACGATTGAAGATAATAAGGACGAGACCATATCCGCATTTGAGGACCTCAAGAAAGAGGGGCTGATCAAAAGCTACGGCATCTCCTCCATCCGCCTCAACGTCATCGACTATTATCTGAAGCACAGTAACATCTCAACGCTGATGATGCAGTTCAATCCGATAGACAACAGGCCGCTGGAAGTTGTCCGTAACCTCGATGAGGATGTGAAGCTGCTTGCACGGGGGCCGGTGATGAAGGGGCTGCTGAGCAGGAATTCACGCAAGGTGCTCGACGACAAGTTTGCAGAAGGTGTGCTGGACTATTCATATGAAGAACTGGAATCGGCCATCAGCAGACTCGGTCAGATCAATGGCGACCTCACCGCCCTTTCCTACGCTTTCCTCCGCCATAACAATGCAGCGATCGTAAATGGCGTGAGCAGTCTCGAGCAGCTTGAGGATAACGTGGAAAGCTATATGAATATGCCTGATTTCACGCAGGAGGAGTATGAAAGCATCCTCGATGCTGTCAAGCTGATCAGATATGAGGAGCACAGGGCATGA
- the resA gene encoding thiol-disulfide oxidoreductase ResA, producing MNQNYRQVINMKGRTRNILRVSIILTITVLIGVTVWFNLTSGTKAVEVGDEAVDFKLTTLEGEEIQLSKLTEDKGVILNFWGTWCKPCREEMPDMNDIYTEGHEDYEIVAVNVGENEQQIRQFISGLDANLEFPIALDQSKSVTEAYNIGPLPTTIAVNKEGIIVKKQEYQLTHDDINAFISESTE from the coding sequence ATGAATCAGAACTACAGGCAGGTGATAAATATGAAGGGACGTACACGCAACATCCTCAGAGTGAGCATCATCTTGACCATCACCGTACTCATAGGTGTTACAGTGTGGTTCAACCTGACTTCAGGCACTAAGGCCGTTGAGGTCGGTGATGAGGCCGTGGACTTCAAACTGACGACACTTGAAGGGGAAGAGATCCAGCTGTCCAAGCTGACCGAAGATAAAGGAGTCATCCTGAATTTCTGGGGCACATGGTGCAAACCTTGCCGGGAGGAAATGCCGGATATGAATGACATCTATACAGAAGGACATGAGGATTATGAAATCGTCGCCGTCAATGTTGGCGAAAATGAGCAGCAGATCCGTCAGTTCATCTCGGGCCTCGATGCCAACCTGGAATTCCCCATAGCACTGGATCAGTCAAAAAGTGTAACCGAAGCCTATAATATCGGCCCACTACCGACGACGATCGCCGTAAACAAAGAGGGGATCATCGTCAAAAAACAGGAATATCAGCTCACTCATGATGATATCAATGCGTTTATCAGTGAATCCACAGAATAG
- the xerD gene encoding site-specific tyrosine recombinase XerD, with amino-acid sequence MDTDFKRHIDEYLLFLSVEKGLSQSSINSYRQDLLQYEAYLTERKTLDPSRIDTELLITFLKELKQAGKSAKTISRMQSTLKNFHQFLVNDGITTHNPALRLHSIKEAKKLPVYLTVEEMERLLATPDQSVAGIRDRAMMELLYASGLRVSELIDIKTSDLNTDMGYIRIMGKGSKERIVPITDFVGELLEQYIANERLALLKDDDAEELFITNRGRGFTRQGLWKTVKKYELASGISKNITPHTFRHSFATHLVENGADLRAVQEMLGHSDISTTQIYTQISAVKIREMYKKFHPRK; translated from the coding sequence ATGGATACGGATTTCAAAAGGCATATTGATGAGTACCTGCTTTTCCTGAGTGTCGAAAAGGGGCTGAGCCAGTCCTCCATCAATTCCTACCGCCAGGACCTCCTCCAGTATGAAGCATATCTGACCGAGCGGAAAACGCTCGATCCTTCACGGATCGACACTGAGCTGCTCATCACCTTCCTAAAGGAACTGAAGCAGGCGGGCAAGAGTGCCAAGACGATTTCGCGCATGCAGTCGACACTCAAAAATTTCCACCAGTTCCTGGTCAATGATGGCATCACGACGCATAATCCGGCCCTCCGGCTGCATTCCATCAAAGAAGCAAAAAAGCTTCCGGTCTATCTGACGGTGGAAGAGATGGAGCGCCTCCTCGCGACCCCCGACCAGTCGGTGGCAGGCATCAGGGACAGGGCGATGATGGAACTCCTATATGCCTCCGGCCTCCGGGTGAGTGAACTGATAGACATAAAGACTTCGGACCTCAATACCGATATGGGCTACATCCGCATCATGGGGAAGGGGAGCAAGGAGCGGATTGTTCCGATCACCGACTTCGTCGGGGAGCTGCTGGAACAGTATATAGCGAATGAACGTCTGGCCCTGCTGAAGGATGATGACGCAGAAGAGCTGTTCATCACAAATCGCGGCAGAGGTTTCACACGTCAGGGTTTGTGGAAAACGGTGAAGAAGTATGAATTGGCCAGCGGCATCAGCAAGAACATCACCCCGCACACTTTCCGCCACTCCTTCGCCACACATCTTGTTGAGAATGGCGCGGACTTGCGAGCGGTCCAGGAGATGCTGGGCCACTCCGACATCAGCACAACACAGATCTACACGCAGATTTCTGCTGTTAAAATCAGAGAAATGTATAAAAAATTCCACCCAAGAAAGTAG
- the zwf gene encoding glucose-6-phosphate dehydrogenase — translation MTTQPFKVAIALFGATGDLSRRKLLPSIFHLFQEGSLKDDFALIAVGRRDMEDADFREVARNSISDNDKLESLEGLEAFLQHIHYVKVSVTDSASYAALKEKFDSVEKMYDTAGNRLFYLAMPPQFFTAITDSLRISGMTETEGYKKLIIEKPFGKDYESAHRLNEDISKSFREHEIFRIDHYLGKEMVQNIEVIRFSNSLFEPLWNNHYVSNVQITSSESLGVLDRGEYYERSGAVRDMFQNHMLQIVSLLGMEPPISLNSDDIREEKIKVLKSLRKVEKKDINKYFVRGQYDEGTAEGEDVPGYREETDVNRTSNTPTFIAARLFIDNFRWAGVPFYVRTGKRMRNKETKIVVEFKEVPKNLYYQDNADDVLAKNLLVIRIQPNESITLHLNVKDHAGEQDTKEIKLSYSVDNQDLSRTVDAYENLIYDCLDGDATNFTHYEELMNAWSFVDPINEVWEKDIAPFPNYRSGSDGPVKSNLLLSKDGFKWWNV, via the coding sequence ATGACGACTCAACCATTTAAAGTAGCAATCGCATTGTTTGGAGCGACGGGCGACCTTTCACGGAGGAAGCTGCTCCCTTCCATCTTCCACCTCTTCCAGGAAGGTTCTTTGAAGGACGATTTTGCCCTGATTGCCGTCGGCAGGCGGGATATGGAGGATGCGGATTTCAGGGAGGTTGCCAGAAACTCCATCAGCGATAATGACAAGCTTGAATCATTGGAGGGGCTCGAGGCATTTCTGCAACATATCCACTATGTTAAGGTCTCCGTCACGGATAGCGCCAGTTATGCTGCGTTGAAGGAAAAATTCGATTCAGTCGAAAAAATGTACGATACTGCAGGAAACAGGCTTTTCTACTTGGCGATGCCGCCCCAATTCTTCACTGCTATTACAGACAGCCTGAGGATTTCAGGTATGACGGAAACCGAAGGCTACAAGAAGCTGATCATCGAAAAGCCCTTCGGCAAGGATTACGAAAGTGCACACAGGCTGAATGAAGATATCTCCAAGTCGTTCAGGGAGCATGAAATCTTCCGTATCGACCACTATCTCGGCAAGGAGATGGTGCAGAATATAGAAGTCATCCGATTCAGCAACAGCCTGTTCGAACCGTTGTGGAACAACCATTATGTATCCAATGTCCAGATCACCTCTTCCGAATCGCTCGGCGTGCTGGACCGCGGTGAATATTATGAGCGGAGCGGTGCAGTGCGTGATATGTTCCAGAACCACATGCTCCAGATCGTCTCCCTGCTTGGCATGGAGCCGCCGATCAGCCTGAATAGTGATGATATACGCGAAGAGAAGATCAAGGTGTTGAAAAGCCTGCGCAAAGTCGAAAAGAAGGACATCAACAAGTATTTTGTGCGGGGTCAGTATGATGAGGGTACTGCAGAAGGTGAAGATGTCCCGGGATACCGGGAGGAAACTGATGTCAACAGGACCTCCAACACGCCGACCTTCATAGCTGCGAGGCTGTTCATCGATAATTTCAGATGGGCAGGCGTCCCATTCTATGTCCGTACCGGTAAAAGGATGAGGAATAAGGAAACGAAGATTGTTGTGGAATTCAAGGAAGTCCCCAAAAATCTCTATTATCAGGATAATGCAGATGATGTACTTGCCAAAAACCTTCTGGTCATCCGGATCCAGCCGAATGAAAGCATCACACTGCACCTGAACGTCAAGGACCATGCAGGAGAGCAGGATACAAAAGAAATCAAACTTTCCTACTCCGTCGATAATCAGGATCTTTCAAGGACAGTGGATGCCTATGAGAACCTGATCTACGATTGTCTGGACGGAGATGCGACCAATTTCACCCATTATGAAGAACTGATGAACGCCTGGTCCTTCGTCGATCCGATCAATGAAGTATGGGAAAAGGATATTGCACCTTTCCCGAACTACCGTTCAGGATCGGACGGCCCGGTCAAAAGCAACCTCCTTCTTTCCAAGGATGGATTCAAATGGTGGAACGTATAA
- the deoB gene encoding phosphopentomutase, with product MYKRIHLIVLDSVGIGAQHDAAEFGDAGTHTLKHTLESHPVELPNLEKFGLGCIDPLPGLGCPESPEAFYSKMSEVSQGKDTMTGHWEIAGLNIKKPFKVYPDGFPEELLDRIREATGRDIVGNKPASGTEIIKEYGEHQMKTGDLIVYTSNDPVLQIAAHEDVIPLDELYTICEKVRAMTTDPDFLVGRVIARPYVGDSSENFTRTENRHDYALEPFGRTVLNALEDNGNDVIAIGKINDIFTGSGITDSVRTKNNEDGVDKLLEVMDRDFNGMSFLNLVDFDALYGHRRNPEGYSNALKAFDDRLPEIVSKLREDDLLIITADHGNDPTYTGTDHTRENVPLLMKTGREMHYGPLRDSSTFSDIAATIAENYKIEYDTHGESLFKEISSDEE from the coding sequence ATGTACAAAAGAATCCATCTGATCGTCCTCGACTCGGTTGGCATCGGTGCCCAGCATGACGCTGCCGAGTTCGGCGATGCCGGCACACATACGCTGAAGCACACGCTTGAGAGCCATCCGGTAGAACTGCCCAATCTTGAGAAGTTCGGGCTCGGATGCATCGATCCGCTTCCAGGCCTTGGATGTCCGGAATCCCCGGAAGCCTTCTACAGCAAAATGAGTGAAGTCTCCCAGGGTAAGGATACGATGACAGGGCATTGGGAAATCGCCGGCCTGAACATCAAGAAGCCATTCAAAGTCTATCCTGACGGGTTCCCTGAAGAACTGCTCGACAGGATACGTGAAGCCACGGGCCGTGACATCGTCGGCAACAAGCCTGCCAGCGGCACGGAAATCATCAAGGAATATGGTGAGCACCAGATGAAGACCGGGGATCTGATCGTCTATACTTCGAATGACCCCGTACTGCAGATAGCGGCCCATGAAGATGTGATTCCACTTGATGAGCTCTACACCATATGTGAAAAGGTCCGCGCAATGACGACCGATCCCGATTTCCTCGTGGGCAGGGTGATCGCCCGTCCATATGTCGGCGACTCCAGTGAAAACTTCACACGTACGGAAAACAGGCATGACTATGCACTTGAACCCTTCGGGCGCACAGTGCTCAACGCGCTTGAGGACAACGGCAATGATGTCATCGCAATAGGCAAGATCAACGACATCTTCACAGGATCGGGCATCACGGATTCGGTACGTACGAAGAACAATGAAGATGGCGTGGACAAGCTGCTTGAAGTGATGGACAGGGATTTCAATGGCATGTCATTCCTCAATCTGGTCGACTTCGATGCGCTCTATGGCCATAGAAGGAATCCTGAAGGCTACAGCAATGCACTGAAGGCCTTCGATGACCGTCTGCCTGAAATCGTATCGAAGCTTCGTGAAGATGACCTCCTGATCATCACTGCAGACCACGGCAATGACCCGACCTACACCGGTACGGATCATACACGTGAAAATGTCCCGCTTCTGATGAAGACGGGACGGGAAATGCATTACGGACCACTCAGGGACTCCAGTACCTTCAGCGATATCGCAGCCACCATCGCCGAAAACTATAAAATTGAATATGATACTCATGGCGAAAGCTTGTTCAAGGAGATTTCATCAGATGAAGAATAA
- a CDS encoding segregation and condensation protein A: protein MNGYKVQLDVFEGPLDLLLHLIKELEIDIYDIPMKTLTRQYMEYIDEMKELEINVASEYLVMASELLKIKSHMLLPEPPHLEEEYEDPRESLMEQLIEYQNYKQYAEQLAELKKQNERIYIKAPHVFEEQADDDAPLEVSLADLMVAYQKVRDRISIDRPRNITVRRESVSREAAEAFLRQRFEGKRTLGLRDLFTFSESKPKVVAVFITLLDFVKDNQLAIRPRGHEDFEIERLYD, encoded by the coding sequence ATGAATGGATACAAAGTACAACTGGATGTATTCGAAGGACCGCTGGACCTTCTTCTTCATCTGATCAAAGAGCTGGAAATCGATATCTATGACATACCGATGAAGACGCTCACCCGTCAGTATATGGAATATATCGACGAAATGAAAGAGCTGGAAATCAATGTGGCGAGCGAATACCTCGTGATGGCCAGCGAACTGCTGAAAATAAAGAGCCATATGCTCCTGCCTGAACCGCCCCATCTGGAGGAGGAGTATGAGGACCCGCGGGAATCACTGATGGAGCAGCTCATCGAATACCAGAACTACAAGCAGTATGCCGAACAGCTGGCGGAGCTGAAGAAGCAGAATGAAAGGATCTACATCAAGGCACCCCACGTCTTCGAGGAGCAGGCGGACGATGACGCACCGCTTGAAGTCTCCCTTGCCGACCTGATGGTGGCATACCAGAAGGTGAGGGACAGGATCTCAATCGACCGCCCACGGAACATCACCGTCAGAAGGGAATCCGTCTCCCGGGAGGCTGCGGAGGCATTCCTGCGTCAGCGGTTTGAGGGTAAAAGGACTCTTGGGCTCCGGGACCTCTTCACCTTTTCCGAATCGAAGCCCAAAGTCGTGGCGGTATTCATCACGCTGCTGGATTTCGTGAAGGACAACCAGCTGGCCATCCGTCCACGGGGCCATGAGGATTTTGAAATTGAAAGGCTGTATGACTAA
- a CDS encoding pseudouridine synthase, translated as MEEVRLQKAIANSGVTSRRKAEVMIEEGRVKVNGQTVTELGTKVKQNDKIEVDGVPISQEEKVYILYYKPAGEISTAEDERSRRTVVDAFERMDVRLYPVGRLDYDTSGILLMTNDGEFTQYMTHPKYEMKKTYRVKIDGILKREEQKQMRKGIRLEDGVTAPADVKVIRDKKDRQMILELTIHEGRNRQVRRMFEHFGLKVIKLTRISYDFLTLEGLGEGEYRFLKPHEVKKLIANAKAS; from the coding sequence ATGGAAGAGGTAAGATTACAGAAGGCAATCGCAAATAGTGGTGTCACTTCAAGAAGAAAAGCAGAAGTGATGATAGAGGAGGGCCGGGTGAAGGTCAACGGCCAGACGGTCACGGAACTCGGGACAAAAGTGAAGCAGAACGACAAGATTGAAGTCGATGGCGTGCCGATCAGCCAGGAGGAGAAGGTCTATATACTCTACTACAAACCGGCAGGGGAGATCTCCACGGCTGAAGACGAGAGGAGCCGCCGTACTGTAGTCGACGCATTCGAAAGGATGGACGTCAGGCTGTATCCTGTAGGCCGCCTGGACTATGACACTTCCGGCATCCTGCTCATGACGAATGATGGGGAGTTCACCCAGTACATGACGCATCCGAAATATGAAATGAAGAAGACATACCGTGTAAAGATCGACGGCATCCTGAAGCGTGAGGAACAGAAGCAGATGCGCAAGGGCATCCGTCTCGAAGACGGTGTCACGGCGCCGGCAGATGTGAAGGTCATCCGTGATAAGAAGGACAGGCAGATGATCCTTGAGCTGACGATACATGAAGGGCGCAACCGCCAGGTGAGGCGGATGTTCGAACACTTCGGGCTGAAGGTGATCAAACTGACGCGCATCAGCTATGACTTCCTGACACTTGAAGGACTTGGGGAAGGGGAATACCGTTTCCTCAAACCGCATGAAGTCAAGAAGCTGATCGCAAACGCCAAGGCGTCCTGA
- the scpB gene encoding SMC-Scp complex subunit ScpB → MEKMEIIEGLLYIAGDAGLSEEQMIMHVPITKAHLEKVVGEYSRPNLTIQRHGDRYFLQTTPEMEKYIQRILDDRPSQKLSQASLEVLSIIAYNQPVSRGDIEMMRGVASDGPVSTLLGKGLIAKKNMHDERAAHFVTTGHFLQLFGLESLEALPTQKEILEQEEMDLFFESIEEEK, encoded by the coding sequence ATGGAGAAGATGGAAATCATTGAAGGATTATTGTATATTGCAGGGGACGCCGGCCTTTCCGAGGAACAGATGATCATGCATGTACCGATTACGAAGGCACATCTCGAGAAGGTGGTCGGGGAGTATTCCAGACCAAACCTCACCATACAGAGGCACGGGGACAGATACTTTTTGCAGACGACCCCCGAAATGGAAAAGTATATCCAGCGCATTCTGGACGACAGGCCGAGCCAGAAGCTGTCGCAGGCTTCGCTTGAGGTCCTGTCCATCATCGCCTATAACCAGCCGGTATCAAGAGGCGACATAGAAATGATGAGGGGGGTCGCATCAGATGGTCCCGTCTCCACGCTTCTTGGCAAGGGGCTGATCGCAAAGAAGAACATGCATGATGAGCGGGCCGCCCATTTCGTCACGACCGGGCACTTCCTGCAGCTGTTCGGCCTGGAGTCGCTTGAGGCGCTGCCGACACAGAAGGAAATTCTTGAACAGGAAGAAATGGATTTATTTTTTGAAAGCATAGAGGAGGAAAAGTAA
- a CDS encoding MBL fold metallo-hydrolase: MKFKVLGSGAGIPSRTRNTQSFVLDVVEEINQYFLIDASEALQHRILNTTIRPSKIKHVFITHLHGDHIFGLPGFLSSRAHQGGEGIPLVIYGPPGLKEWVEVTFRISSSHLNYPIHFVEVVHDGEYEVEGFTVKSHLLDHAVDSFMYVFIEPEKLGALDSAKLKDIGIMPGPIYKEIKKSQTFQHEGKTYATADFLSPPVEGRKVAVHGDTRIINRGDYLELLDGADLIVHEATYLEGEKEKAHQYFHSEIDDVLNNLSRISYGRLLLVHISNRYDAEMLESVEERMGDLAVIAHDYLEITIPRDSR, from the coding sequence ATGAAATTCAAAGTACTAGGTTCTGGCGCAGGCATTCCATCCAGAACGAGAAATACCCAAAGTTTCGTACTGGATGTGGTAGAGGAGATCAACCAGTATTTCCTCATCGACGCCTCGGAAGCCCTGCAGCACAGGATACTGAATACGACGATCAGGCCATCAAAGATAAAGCATGTGTTCATCACGCACCTGCATGGAGACCATATATTCGGGCTGCCAGGCTTTCTTTCGTCTCGTGCCCATCAGGGCGGGGAGGGCATCCCGCTAGTCATCTACGGACCGCCAGGACTCAAGGAATGGGTCGAGGTGACATTCAGGATCAGCAGCTCCCACCTCAACTATCCCATCCATTTCGTGGAAGTCGTGCACGACGGCGAATATGAAGTGGAAGGCTTTACTGTGAAGAGCCACCTGCTGGACCATGCAGTCGACAGCTTCATGTACGTCTTCATCGAACCTGAGAAGCTCGGGGCACTGGACAGCGCCAAGCTGAAGGACATCGGCATCATGCCGGGCCCGATCTACAAGGAAATCAAGAAGTCCCAGACTTTTCAGCATGAAGGGAAGACATACGCTACAGCAGACTTCCTCAGCCCTCCGGTCGAAGGGAGGAAGGTCGCTGTCCACGGGGATACCCGGATAATTAACAGGGGGGACTACCTGGAGCTTCTTGATGGTGCCGACCTCATCGTACATGAGGCCACCTACCTTGAAGGGGAAAAGGAAAAAGCACACCAGTATTTCCACTCGGAAATAGATGATGTGCTCAATAATCTGTCACGCATTTCATATGGACGGCTCCTCCTTGTCCATATCAGCAACCGCTATGACGCCGAGATGCTGGAAAGTGTAGAGGAAAGGATGGGGGACCTTGCAGTCATTGCCCATGACTACCTCGAAATCACCATCCCACGTGATTCGCGATGA